A single window of Chloracidobacterium thermophilum B DNA harbors:
- a CDS encoding CobW family GTP-binding protein — protein sequence MSSAGTQAAPQRVPVTVLTGFLGAGKTTLLNRLLSEQHGKRIAVIENEFGEIGVDHELVIEAEEEIFEMNNGCICCTVRGDLIRILGSLMKRRHKFDYILVETTGLADPGPVAQTFFVDEEIQRQTRLDGIVTLVDAKHVWEHFDTNEVQEQIAFADVILINKTDLVDAATLERLEQRIRAMNATANIRRTQHANAPVEALLDIGAFDLDRALAVDPQFLEPEYPFEYGGLYALTAGEATLELQPGPDPTLDLLFLPAPEGADDPLAALTDRAIVLFSEEPEPVTTGHRLTPEPRLRQLRLAADGPTRLTLDVPQTGHYVLLTQHHPEEFAAVLRQGGREVAPLHSRAYKPDHEHDAEVTSVGIKLPGDLDPKRLNAWIGELLQTQGPDIFRMKGILSLAGDPRRFVFQGVHMVFDGRPDRPWGAEPRHNALVFIGRHLDRAALEAGFRSCLVSS from the coding sequence ATGTCATCGGCTGGCACACAGGCCGCGCCGCAGCGCGTCCCGGTCACGGTGCTGACCGGTTTTCTGGGCGCCGGGAAAACGACCCTGCTCAACCGGCTGCTCTCCGAACAGCACGGCAAGCGCATTGCCGTCATCGAAAATGAGTTCGGGGAAATCGGGGTGGACCACGAGCTGGTCATCGAAGCCGAAGAGGAAATCTTCGAGATGAACAATGGCTGCATCTGCTGCACCGTCCGGGGCGATCTGATTCGGATTCTGGGCAGCCTGATGAAGCGCCGCCACAAGTTTGACTACATCCTCGTGGAAACGACGGGACTGGCCGATCCGGGTCCCGTGGCGCAGACCTTCTTCGTGGATGAGGAAATCCAGCGCCAGACCCGTCTTGACGGCATTGTGACGCTCGTGGATGCCAAACACGTCTGGGAACACTTCGATACGAACGAAGTCCAGGAGCAGATTGCCTTTGCCGATGTCATCCTCATCAACAAGACCGACCTCGTGGACGCCGCCACGCTGGAGCGCCTCGAACAGCGCATCCGCGCCATGAACGCCACGGCGAACATCCGGCGCACACAGCACGCGAATGCACCCGTCGAAGCCCTGCTGGACATTGGCGCGTTTGACCTCGACCGGGCGCTGGCCGTGGACCCGCAGTTTCTGGAGCCGGAGTATCCCTTCGAGTACGGCGGCCTCTACGCGCTTACGGCCGGCGAGGCGACGCTGGAGTTACAGCCCGGCCCCGACCCGACGCTTGACCTGCTGTTTCTGCCGGCCCCGGAAGGTGCGGACGACCCGCTGGCGGCGCTGACCGACCGGGCCATCGTCCTGTTTTCCGAAGAACCGGAGCCGGTGACGACCGGCCACCGCCTGACGCCCGAACCCCGGCTGCGGCAGCTTCGCCTGGCTGCCGATGGCCCGACGCGCCTGACGCTGGACGTACCCCAGACCGGGCATTACGTACTGTTGACCCAGCATCATCCTGAAGAGTTTGCAGCCGTGCTGCGGCAGGGAGGCAGGGAAGTCGCTCCGCTCCACAGCCGCGCCTACAAGCCCGACCACGAACACGACGCCGAGGTGACTTCCGTCGGCATCAAGCTGCCGGGCGACCTTGACCCCAAGCGGCTGAATGCCTGGATTGGGGAGCTGCTTCAGACGCAGGGCCCGGACATCTTCCGCATGAAGGGCATCCTCAGCCTTGCCGGCGACCCGCGCCGGTTCGTCTTTCAGGGCGTCCACATGGTGTTTGACGGACGCCCCGACCGCCCGTGGGGCGCCGAGCCGCGCCACAACGCACTGGTGTTCATCGGGCGGCATCTTGACCGCGCCGCGCTGGAAGCCGGCTTCCGGTCCTGTCTGGTTTCGTCTTAG
- a CDS encoding ABC transporter permease — protein sequence MHTLTVIYRNLRQRWLSTGLTALSIGLGVALVTAITALRQQAQANFDNVAASYELVVGAKGSPLQLVLNTVFHLDVPVGNLPYSYYRKLKADDRVAYAIPLALGDNYRGFRLVGTEPEYFNLVRLKDGQPVAVAQGRPFAADYEAVIGSVVVRETGLGLGQTFVARHGVEDTAAAEEHEDAPFTVVGILRETGTPLDRVIFISLGSVDEIHQESRDKGGKSLLEQLEALPAEPSGSPPEDRPEDRNDHDHHHHHRKKPAAPPVGDTPGGDKPAVLPGQTTSAPAAPNQAAVGVPGQAIDEVTAIIVKLRSPGYLFLMHREINKGKDAQAALPGVEVQKLFTIVGTVDRALLLMSVLVVVVAAVSVLVAIYNSLAERRREVAVLRALGAHRRTVFGWLVWEAAMTAALGGVVGVLLGHALLAVAGSSLKFLSGLPLDPWRWTRLEVGPAWLTAYVPFEVAVIAGTLVLGAVMGLLPAALAYRTNVARHLSE from the coding sequence ATGCACACCCTGACGGTCATCTACCGCAACCTGCGCCAACGCTGGCTTTCCACGGGTCTGACCGCCCTTTCCATCGGGCTGGGGGTGGCGCTGGTCACGGCCATTACGGCGCTGCGCCAGCAGGCGCAGGCGAATTTTGACAATGTGGCGGCGTCGTACGAACTCGTCGTCGGAGCCAAGGGGTCGCCGTTGCAGCTTGTACTCAACACGGTGTTTCACCTGGATGTGCCGGTGGGCAACCTGCCATACAGCTACTACCGCAAGCTCAAGGCCGATGACCGCGTGGCCTACGCCATACCGCTGGCGCTGGGGGATAACTACCGGGGCTTCCGGCTGGTCGGCACGGAACCGGAATACTTCAATCTCGTGCGGCTCAAGGACGGGCAACCGGTTGCGGTGGCGCAGGGGCGTCCGTTTGCGGCTGACTACGAGGCGGTGATTGGCAGCGTGGTCGTGCGGGAAACCGGGCTGGGGCTGGGGCAGACCTTTGTGGCGCGGCATGGGGTCGAAGACACGGCGGCCGCTGAGGAACACGAAGACGCACCGTTTACCGTCGTGGGCATCCTGCGCGAAACCGGTACGCCGCTGGACCGGGTGATTTTCATTTCGCTGGGCAGCGTGGATGAAATTCACCAGGAAAGCCGCGACAAGGGCGGGAAAAGCCTGCTCGAACAGCTTGAAGCTCTGCCGGCTGAACCGTCCGGCAGCCCGCCGGAAGACAGGCCAGAAGACAGGAACGATCACGATCACCACCATCACCACCGCAAAAAGCCGGCGGCTCCGCCGGTTGGCGATACACCGGGCGGCGACAAACCGGCCGTTCTGCCGGGCCAGACCACATCAGCCCCAGCCGCACCAAATCAGGCCGCAGTGGGCGTACCGGGACAGGCCATAGATGAAGTGACGGCGATCATCGTCAAGCTGCGCTCGCCGGGTTATCTGTTTCTGATGCACCGTGAAATCAACAAGGGCAAGGATGCTCAGGCGGCGCTGCCGGGCGTCGAGGTGCAGAAGCTGTTCACCATCGTAGGGACGGTTGACCGGGCGCTGCTGCTGATGTCTGTGCTGGTCGTCGTGGTGGCGGCGGTTTCGGTACTTGTGGCGATTTACAACTCACTGGCCGAGAGGCGGCGGGAAGTGGCCGTGCTGCGGGCGCTGGGGGCGCACCGGCGGACGGTTTTCGGCTGGCTGGTCTGGGAAGCGGCCATGACGGCGGCGCTGGGCGGCGTGGTGGGCGTGCTCCTGGGGCATGCTCTGCTGGCAGTGGCGGGCAGCAGTTTGAAGTTCCTGAGCGGGCTGCCGCTTGATCCGTGGCGCTGGACGCGGCTGGAAGTCGGGCCGGCGTGGCTGACGGCTTACGTGCCGTTTGAGGTGGCGGTCATTGCCGGGACACTGGTGCTGGGAGCGGTGATGGGGCTGCTGCCGGCGGCGCTGGCATACCGGACGAATGTGGCGCGGCATTTGAGCGAGTGA
- the miaA gene encoding tRNA (adenosine(37)-N6)-dimethylallyltransferase MiaA, translating into MTPRPIPVIVGPTCSGKSDLGLAVARALDGEIINLDSIQVYRGLDVATAKVPPALRALVPHHLIDVADPAEHYTAGRYAREATACLADIEARGRTAVFVGGTGLYFDALRGRLFAEDNPTDLRLRARLHAIRARRGAPWLHRMLRRLDPATAARLQPNDWSRTMRALEFFLCTRTPLSQRQRQLAPPPPFVARMRLLVLSPPRAELYARINARVEAMVAAGLLDEIRRLLAAGVPPDAEAFQAHGYRRFIEYLRGERTYASAVEQMKTDTRHYAKRQLSWWRREPEAHWLAGFGSDPEVQRQALELLRAPAPVRPGTQLAGELPTSASPSL; encoded by the coding sequence ATGACCCCGCGCCCCATTCCGGTCATCGTCGGGCCGACCTGCTCCGGGAAAAGTGACCTGGGGCTGGCTGTGGCCCGGGCGCTGGACGGAGAAATCATCAACCTCGATTCCATTCAGGTCTATCGCGGCCTGGACGTGGCCACAGCCAAGGTGCCGCCAGCGCTGCGCGCGCTTGTGCCGCACCACCTGATTGATGTTGCTGACCCGGCCGAGCACTACACCGCCGGCCGTTACGCCCGCGAAGCCACGGCCTGTCTGGCTGACATCGAAGCCCGTGGGCGCACGGCCGTGTTTGTCGGCGGCACGGGTCTCTACTTCGACGCCCTGCGCGGCCGCCTCTTTGCCGAAGACAACCCGACCGACTTGCGTCTGCGCGCCCGTCTGCATGCCATCCGGGCCCGTCGTGGCGCACCGTGGCTGCACCGCATGCTCCGGCGGCTCGACCCGGCGACGGCGGCGCGCCTGCAACCCAACGACTGGTCGCGCACCATGCGGGCGCTGGAGTTTTTCCTGTGCACGCGCACGCCTCTGTCGCAACGGCAACGGCAGCTTGCGCCACCACCGCCCTTTGTGGCGCGTATGCGGCTGCTGGTGCTGTCGCCGCCGCGCGCCGAACTCTATGCCCGCATCAATGCCCGCGTCGAAGCCATGGTCGCTGCCGGTCTGCTCGATGAAATCCGCCGGCTGCTGGCGGCCGGCGTCCCGCCCGATGCCGAAGCCTTCCAGGCGCATGGCTACCGGCGGTTCATCGAGTACCTGCGGGGTGAGCGTACCTACGCCTCAGCCGTCGAGCAGATGAAAACCGACACCCGCCACTATGCCAAACGCCAGCTTTCCTGGTGGCGACGCGAGCCGGAGGCCCACTGGCTGGCCGGCTTTGGCAGCGACCCGGAAGTGCAGCGGCAGGCGCTGGAGCTGTTACGTGCGCCGGCGCCAGTGCGTCCGGGGACTCAACTGGCAGGTGAGCTTCCCACGAGTGCATCGCCCTCCCTATGA
- a CDS encoding FAD-dependent oxidoreductase, with translation MSDELMVAPSFTVCGAGLAGTLAALYLARQGNRVTLYERLPDMRTHSVPRGRSINLALSRRGLHALEALGLAPVIHPLTIPMRGRMIHSLQGELTFQPYGRTPEETIFSISRHQLNCALLDAAAHWPNLEIHFQSRCVGLNLSSMTLEIEDTRTRTVRQVSARTVVGADGAFSAIRQALQRTDRYDYAQTFLPHGYKELTIPALPGGQHALEKNYLHIWPRQDFMLIALPNLDGSFTCTLFLAYEGAESFASLTDEDAIRRFFDRHFPDVTPLMPTLVEDFQHNPTGSMVTIRCFPWQYAGRVVLIGDAAHAVVPFYGQGMNASFEDCFVLDECLRRHNGDTSAAFLDYQQQRKVNTDALAELAYENYLEMRAKVASPWFLMRRRLEYALSNLLGDRFLPLYTMVSFTRIPYAEARARAARQDRWLDAALATLALLVLLALLWWLWPAGR, from the coding sequence ATGTCTGACGAACTGATGGTTGCGCCCAGTTTCACGGTGTGCGGTGCCGGACTGGCTGGAACGCTGGCGGCGCTCTACCTTGCCCGCCAGGGCAACCGCGTCACCCTCTATGAACGCCTGCCGGATATGCGGACGCATTCCGTACCGCGCGGCCGTTCCATCAATCTGGCGCTGTCGCGGCGGGGGCTGCATGCCCTTGAAGCCCTTGGCCTCGCTCCGGTCATCCATCCGCTGACCATCCCCATGCGCGGGCGCATGATCCACAGCCTGCAGGGGGAGCTGACGTTCCAGCCCTACGGCCGCACACCGGAAGAAACCATCTTCTCCATTTCGCGTCACCAGTTGAATTGCGCCCTGCTCGATGCCGCTGCCCACTGGCCCAACCTGGAAATCCACTTCCAGTCGCGTTGCGTGGGGCTGAACCTTTCTTCCATGACGCTGGAGATTGAAGACACCCGCACGCGCACTGTCCGTCAGGTAAGCGCCCGGACGGTCGTTGGCGCTGATGGGGCTTTTTCGGCCATCCGCCAGGCGCTTCAGCGCACCGACCGCTATGACTACGCCCAGACGTTTCTCCCGCACGGCTACAAGGAACTGACCATCCCGGCCCTGCCTGGCGGCCAGCATGCGCTGGAGAAAAACTACCTGCACATCTGGCCCCGCCAGGACTTCATGCTCATTGCGCTGCCCAATCTGGATGGCTCGTTTACCTGCACGCTGTTTCTGGCATACGAAGGCGCGGAAAGCTTTGCCAGCCTGACCGATGAAGATGCCATCCGGCGCTTTTTCGATCGCCACTTCCCCGATGTCACGCCCCTGATGCCGACGCTGGTGGAAGACTTCCAGCACAACCCGACCGGCTCGATGGTGACCATCCGCTGCTTTCCCTGGCAGTACGCCGGGCGCGTCGTGCTCATCGGCGATGCAGCCCATGCCGTCGTGCCGTTTTACGGGCAGGGCATGAACGCCTCGTTTGAAGACTGCTTTGTGCTGGATGAATGCCTCCGCCGGCACAACGGCGACACCAGCGCAGCCTTTCTGGACTACCAGCAGCAGCGCAAGGTCAACACCGATGCCCTGGCCGAACTCGCCTACGAAAACTACCTGGAAATGCGCGCCAAGGTGGCCTCGCCGTGGTTTCTGATGCGGCGGCGTCTCGAATACGCCCTCTCGAACCTGCTGGGCGACCGGTTTCTGCCGCTCTACACAATGGTGTCATTTACGCGCATTCCCTACGCTGAAGCCCGCGCGCGCGCTGCCCGTCAGGACCGCTGGCTGGATGCGGCGCTGGCCACGCTGGCGCTGCTGGTGCTGCTGGCGCTGCTGTGGTGGCTCTGGCCGGCAGGACGCTGA
- a CDS encoding AtpZ/AtpI family protein, whose protein sequence is MPSPQNSDNDEAAQRARMLTAAGLALGLPMTILGSFLVGYWLDRQLQTAPLWFFLLGIAGLVSSARLLYRLWEQLR, encoded by the coding sequence ATGCCGTCGCCCCAGAATTCGGACAATGACGAAGCAGCCCAGCGGGCCCGGATGCTCACGGCGGCCGGGCTGGCGCTGGGGCTGCCGATGACCATCCTGGGTTCGTTTCTGGTGGGCTACTGGCTGGACCGCCAGCTTCAGACGGCACCGCTGTGGTTCTTTCTGCTTGGGATCGCCGGGCTGGTCAGCAGCGCCCGGCTGCTCTACCGCCTGTGGGAGCAGCTCCGGTAA
- a CDS encoding phytoene desaturase family protein, with product MRPLAETTFDVVVIGAGVAGLTAALLLQHDGYRTLLLEAHDKAGGCAGYFFHKGYNFDVGATVLMGLDPAGLHTQVFNRLGWPLPESTLIKQVDVHLPDRCVHIAHNPEIWAHERVVRFARTPEEAERLRAFWQLVDRTADTLWTATAKLPVLPLRHWRDVVANLRLVSPDFLRAAPYLFSTVEDVLRRYRLADHAPLRAFLDGLLLITVQETAARAPFLNGAAGLDIYRHGIRRARGGMKSFIKAHVAAFRELGGVLRLRQRVTRITPAAGGGYTVETDRGLTVHAPRVVANLPIWNVPSLVAADVSRQMKRPLNKAGVGWGAFTLYLGVRAEVIPDDTPLNHQVLLEYGAPLDDGNSAFLSLSEVDDRASAPPGRRTLNLSTHTEVSPWWELSPEDYAARRAAVVERLLTAAERVFPNLREGIECALPGTPRTFARYTGRAQGMVGGLRTTLWNSNLFGIGSRDVGLPDFWLVGDTVFPGQGTPACALSGINAWRDIGMRVSRPQAWERGRPARMKQIAFNRY from the coding sequence ATGCGTCCCTTAGCCGAAACAACCTTCGATGTGGTGGTCATTGGTGCTGGCGTGGCCGGTTTGACGGCTGCCCTGTTACTCCAGCACGACGGCTACCGGACGCTGCTGCTCGAAGCCCACGACAAGGCTGGCGGCTGCGCCGGGTACTTTTTCCACAAGGGCTACAACTTCGATGTGGGCGCAACGGTGCTGATGGGGCTCGACCCGGCTGGTCTCCACACGCAGGTGTTCAACCGGCTTGGATGGCCGCTGCCCGAAAGCACCCTCATCAAACAGGTGGATGTTCACCTGCCCGACCGCTGTGTTCACATCGCGCACAACCCTGAAATTTGGGCGCATGAGCGCGTGGTGCGCTTTGCCCGGACGCCCGAAGAGGCGGAGCGGCTGCGCGCCTTCTGGCAGCTTGTGGACCGGACGGCCGACACGCTCTGGACGGCGACGGCCAAACTGCCGGTGCTGCCGCTGCGCCACTGGCGTGATGTCGTCGCCAACCTGCGTCTGGTTTCGCCGGATTTTCTCCGCGCAGCGCCCTACCTGTTTTCGACCGTGGAAGACGTGCTGCGGCGCTACCGGCTGGCTGACCATGCCCCGCTGCGGGCTTTTCTTGACGGGCTACTGCTCATCACGGTGCAGGAAACAGCGGCGCGGGCGCCTTTTCTGAACGGCGCGGCCGGGCTGGACATTTACCGCCACGGCATCCGGCGCGCGCGCGGCGGCATGAAGAGCTTTATCAAGGCGCATGTGGCAGCGTTCCGTGAGCTGGGCGGCGTACTTCGGCTGCGCCAGCGGGTGACACGCATCACTCCGGCTGCGGGTGGCGGCTACACGGTGGAGACTGACCGGGGGCTGACCGTGCATGCGCCGCGGGTGGTGGCCAACCTGCCCATCTGGAACGTGCCGTCGCTGGTGGCGGCGGATGTGTCGCGCCAGATGAAGCGTCCTCTGAACAAGGCTGGCGTGGGCTGGGGGGCATTTACGCTCTATCTGGGCGTCCGGGCGGAGGTCATTCCCGACGATACGCCGCTCAATCACCAGGTACTTTTGGAGTACGGCGCGCCCTTGGACGACGGCAACAGCGCCTTTCTCAGTTTGAGCGAAGTGGATGATCGCGCCAGCGCCCCGCCAGGTCGCCGGACACTGAATCTTTCCACGCACACGGAAGTATCCCCGTGGTGGGAGTTGTCGCCGGAAGACTATGCAGCGCGGCGGGCGGCCGTGGTGGAGCGGCTGCTGACGGCAGCGGAGCGGGTGTTTCCGAATCTTCGGGAAGGCATCGAGTGTGCGTTGCCGGGAACGCCCCGCACCTTTGCGCGCTACACGGGCCGCGCGCAAGGCATGGTCGGCGGTCTGCGGACAACCCTGTGGAACAGCAACCTGTTCGGGATTGGTTCACGTGATGTGGGCCTGCCCGACTTCTGGCTGGTGGGCGACACGGTGTTTCCAGGGCAGGGAACACCGGCCTGTGCGCTTTCCGGCATCAATGCCTGGCGCGACATTGGAATGCGGGTGTCCCGCCCGCAAGCCTGGGAGCGCGGGCGTCCCGCCCGCATGAAACAAATAGCGTTCAACCGTTATTGA
- a CDS encoding WD40 repeat domain-containing protein: MRLPSIAAFLKGATRQLEVDWQAVLDDGVVALEWAPDGGHLAALSAAGTLTVWDGATGEQRWSCAAHRTGGMTLSWSADGTVLATGGQDRQVCLWEPTTGDRLVSLPAGAAWVERVAWSPPYQDGAPAVLASAAGKVLRFWTPTGDLISEHVRHTSTIADLHWHPQRRCLVTACYGLLTVWTPGADLPAEVFAWKGSHLAVRWQPQGRYLVVGDQDATVHVWDVTTGEDLVMSGYMIKVRELAWHPAGRFLATGGGAAVTLWDFAGDGPAGSTPIVLEGHSGLVTALAYCPDGGVLASGAEDGVLVWRPPEKPGRTVSPVGRYDVAGGVACLAWRSDGARLAAGGLQGEVLVVVVAA, translated from the coding sequence GTGCGTTTGCCTTCGATTGCCGCGTTTCTGAAGGGGGCGACCCGCCAGCTTGAAGTGGACTGGCAGGCGGTGCTGGATGATGGCGTCGTGGCGCTGGAATGGGCGCCGGATGGCGGGCATCTGGCGGCCCTGTCGGCGGCCGGGACGCTGACGGTCTGGGACGGCGCAACCGGGGAGCAACGCTGGTCATGCGCGGCGCACCGGACGGGCGGCATGACGCTAAGCTGGTCGGCGGACGGCACGGTACTCGCCACCGGCGGGCAGGACCGGCAGGTGTGCCTGTGGGAGCCAACGACCGGCGACCGGCTGGTGAGCCTGCCGGCGGGTGCGGCGTGGGTGGAGCGGGTGGCGTGGAGTCCGCCCTATCAGGACGGCGCGCCTGCCGTACTCGCTTCGGCGGCCGGCAAGGTCCTGCGTTTCTGGACGCCCACGGGCGACCTCATCAGCGAGCACGTACGCCACACGAGTACGATTGCCGACCTGCACTGGCATCCGCAGCGCCGGTGTCTGGTGACGGCATGCTATGGGCTGCTGACGGTCTGGACGCCGGGCGCTGACCTGCCGGCGGAAGTCTTTGCCTGGAAGGGGTCGCATCTGGCGGTACGGTGGCAGCCGCAGGGGCGGTATCTGGTGGTGGGCGATCAGGATGCCACGGTGCACGTCTGGGATGTGACGACCGGAGAGGACCTGGTGATGTCGGGCTACATGATAAAGGTGCGGGAGTTGGCATGGCATCCGGCGGGGCGGTTTCTGGCGACGGGTGGTGGGGCGGCGGTCACGCTGTGGGATTTTGCCGGAGACGGGCCGGCGGGTTCGACACCGATTGTTCTGGAAGGGCACAGCGGGCTGGTGACGGCGCTGGCGTACTGTCCTGATGGGGGAGTGTTGGCGTCGGGGGCGGAGGATGGGGTGTTGGTGTGGCGTCCGCCGGAGAAGCCCGGCCGGACGGTGTCGCCGGTGGGGCGGTACGATGTGGCGGGTGGCGTGGCATGTCTGGCGTGGCGCAGCGACGGCGCGCGTTTGGCCGCAGGCGGCTTGCAGGGGGAAGTGCTCGTAGTCGTTGTTGCAGCGTAG
- a CDS encoding ABC transporter ATP-binding protein codes for MLNGNLAMSLLQIRQLRVQYPGPDGEPPTPVLDIPDWGVAAGEQVALVGASGSGKTTLLHVVAGIVLPDSGEVRLGDTDITRLDEASRDRFRAANIGYIFQQVHLLPAFTALENVLLGMTFADNRAGTAEALALLESVGLRERARYFPRQLSAGQQQRVGIARALANRPRLVLADEPTSALDARHRDAVIDLMQRLCQDIGAALVVVTHDEAVARRFPTTIRLADINHVK; via the coding sequence ATGTTGAACGGCAACCTAGCCATGTCTCTGCTTCAGATACGTCAACTGCGTGTGCAGTATCCGGGTCCTGATGGCGAGCCGCCGACGCCGGTGCTGGACATCCCCGACTGGGGCGTAGCCGCCGGCGAACAGGTCGCGCTGGTGGGCGCCAGCGGTTCGGGCAAGACGACGCTGCTCCACGTCGTGGCGGGCATTGTCCTGCCGGACAGCGGCGAAGTACGGCTGGGCGATACGGACATCACGCGCCTTGACGAAGCCAGCCGTGACCGTTTCCGCGCCGCCAACATCGGGTACATCTTCCAGCAGGTGCACCTGCTGCCGGCCTTTACGGCGCTGGAAAACGTCCTGCTGGGGATGACGTTTGCCGACAACCGCGCCGGTACAGCCGAAGCGCTGGCGTTGCTCGAAAGCGTCGGGCTGCGGGAGCGGGCGCGGTACTTTCCCCGGCAACTCTCGGCCGGGCAGCAGCAGCGCGTTGGGATTGCGCGGGCGCTGGCAAACCGGCCCCGGCTGGTGCTGGCCGATGAGCCGACCAGTGCGCTTGATGCGCGCCACCGCGATGCCGTCATTGACCTGATGCAGCGCCTGTGCCAGGACATCGGCGCGGCGCTCGTCGTGGTCACGCACGACGAGGCCGTGGCGCGCCGGTTCCCGACGACAATCCGCTTGGCCGACATCAATCACGTCAAATGA